The sequence below is a genomic window from Halomonas halophila.
GACTCGACCATGTGCTCGCGGTATTCCGCGGCCTTGTCCTGCAGATCGGCAGGAATGTCGACCAGCTCGTAGTTCATCCCGAAGTTGGCTTCATCCCACTGGATGGCCTTCATCTGGATGAGGTCGATCACGCCCTTGAAGTCGTCCTCGGCGCCCCAGTTGATCTGGATCGGCACGACGTTGGCGCCCAGCTTGTCTTTCAGCTGGTTGACGACCATGAAGAAGTCGGCACCGGCACGGTCCATCTTGTTGACGAACACCATGCGCGGAACTTCGTACTTGTTGGCCTGGCGCCAGACGGTCTCGGTCTGCGGCTGCACACCGGAGGAACCGCACAGCACGACGACCGCACCGTCGAGCACACGCAGGGAACGCTCGACTTCGATGGTGAAGTCAACGTGCCCGGGGGTGTCGATGATGTTGATGCGGTGCTCATCGAACTGCTTGTTCATGCCCTGCCAGAAGCAGGTGGTCGCCGCGGAGGTGATCGTGATGCCACGCTCCTGCTCCTGCTGCATCCAGTCCATGGTGGCGGCGCCCTCATGGACCTCGCCGACCTTGTGAGACAGACCGGTGTAGAACAGGACACGCTCGGTAGTGGTAGTCTTACCGGCGTCGACGTGGGCCACGATACCGATATTGCGGTAACGCTTGAGCGGAGTCTTGCGAGCCACGATGTAACTCCCGTTGGTTGGCGGTGCGGTTTAGAAGCGGTAGTGAGAGAAGGCCTTGTTGGCCTCTGCCATGCGATGCACGTCTTCACGCTTCTTGACGGCCGAACCCTTGCCTTCGGCGGCATCCAGCATTTCGCCAGCCAGACGCTGCACCATGGTCTTCTCACCGCGACGACGTGCGGCGTCCACCAGCCAACGCATGGCCAGCGCCTGACGGCGAGACGGACGCACTTCGACCGGTACCTGATAGGTCGCACCGCCGACGCGGCGAGACTTCACCTCGACCATGGGCTGGATGGTTTCCAGCGCCTTGTCGAAGATCTCCAGCGGCTCTTCGTTGGAACGATCGGCAACCCTGTCCAGCGCACCATAGACGATGCGCTCAGCTACGGACTTCTTGCCGCTGATCATCAGGTGGTTCATGAACTTCGCCAGGCGCTCGGATCCGAACTTGGGATCCGGGAGGATCTCGCGCTTGGCCGCAACTCTTCTTCTAGGCATGATAAGCCCTCTTCCGAAGGGTCCTTCAGGTAAACCCGAGACGACCGGATGGGCGCTCGACCTTACTCTTATCAGACCGTGTCAATATCGATGTTCTGGTGTGGCCGTAGCCGGTAACGCTGCGCGGAGGCTTAGGCCTTCGGACGCTTGGTACCGTACTTGGAACGACCCTGCTTACGGTTCTGGACGCCGGAGGTATCCAGGGCACCGCGAACGGTGTGGTAACGGACACCCGGAAGGTCCTTCACTCGACCGCCACGGATCAGGACCACGGAGTGCTCCTGGAGGTTGTGGCCTTCACCGCCGATGTAGGAAGACACCTCGAAGCCGTTGGTCAGGCGCACACGGCAGACCTTACGCAGGGCCGAGTTCGGCTTCTTCGGGGTGGTGGTGTAAACGCGGGTGCAGACGCCGCGCTTCTGCGGGCAGGCCTGCAGCGCAGGCACGTCGCTCTTGGCGGCCTGACGCTTGCGCGGCTTGCGCACGAGCTGATTGATGGTAGCCATTTATCGCTCCAAATGGGTTGCCTTGGCGGAAGCGAGTAGCCGTTCGCTTCCTGTCTTGCGTTCCTCTTTCCCAATGGCGCGGGCGCACCCGCCCCACTGTTAAAGGCTGCGCATTCTAATGGCTGACGCCATCGACCGTCAAGCGCGACGCCCCGAGGGGCGCCGCGCGAGCGGTCATCGACGTCAGATTTCGTCGTCGTCCGAGTCGAGCGCGGTGAGCTGAGCGCCCAGTTCCTGCTCGACATCCTGGGCCGACGGCTGGAGCACGCGTTCGGCGTCTTCACGCTTGCGGCGGCGCTCCGCATGGTGGGTCAGGCCGGTACCGGCCGGGATCAGACGTCCCACCACCACGTTTTCCTTCAGGCCGCGCAGGTAGTCGCGCTTGCCGGTAACCGCCGCTTCGGTCAGCACCCGCGTGGTCTCCTGGAAGGAGGCCGCGGAGATGAACGACTCGGTGGCCAGGCTGGCCTTGGTGATACCCAGCAGCAGGCGCTGGTACTTGGCCGGGAACTTGTCGGTGGCCTCGAGCGCCGCGTTCTGCTCCAGCACCCGCACCAGCTCGACCTGGTCGCCCGGGATGAAGTCGGAATCGCCGGCATCGGTGATCTCGACCTTGCGCAGCATCTGACGCACGATCACTTCGATGTGCTTGTCGTTGATGCCCACGCCCTGCAGGCGATAGACGTCCTGCACCTCGGCGACGATGTACTTGGCCAGTTCGGCGATGCCGAGCAGGCGCAGGATATCGTGCGGATTGCTCGGGCCGTCGGAGATGACCTCGCCCTTCTCGACGGTCTCACCCTCGAACACCGCGATCTGGCGCCATTTCGGGATCAGCATCTCGAACGGATCGCCGGATTCCGGGGTGATCGCCAGACGACGCTTGCCCTTGGTTTCCTTGCCGAAGCTGATGGTACCGCTGATCTCGGCGAGGATCGCCGGCTCTTTCGGCTTGCGCGCCTCGAACAGGTCGGCCACGCGCGGCAGACCACCGGTGATGTCCTTGTTACCGGTGGCTTCCACCGGAATACGGGCCACCACCTCGCCGACGCCGATCTTGGAACCGTCGTCGACGGTCACGATCGCCTTGCCGGGCAGCAGGTACTGCACCGGGGTGTCGGAGTTGGCCACGGTCACCGGCTTGCCGGCCTCGTCGGACAGCAGGATCATCGGGCGCTTGTCGCGGCCGGCCATGGGACGCGCCGCAGACTCGATCACCTCGATGGAGGACAGGCCGGTCATCTCGTCCACGCTGCGGTGGATGGTGACGCCCTCGTCCATGTCCGCGTACTGCACCTTGCCCTCGGCCTCGGCCACGATCGGGTGAGTGTGCGGATCCCACTTGGCCACGGTCTGACCGGCGTCGACGACATCGCCGTCCTTGACGGAGAGCTCGGCGCCGTAGGGCAGCTTGTAGTACTCGCGCTCGCGACCGTGCTCGTCGGCGACGGCCAGGGCGCTGGAGCGGGAGACCACGACCAGCTTGCCGTCGCCGCGTTCCACGTGCTTGATGTTGTGCAGGCGCACCTTGCCGCCGTGCTTGACCTGGACGCTGTCCACTGCGGAGGCACGAGAGGCCGCACCGCCGATGTGGAAGGTCCGCATGGTCAGCTGGGTACCCGGCTCACCGATCGACTGGGCGGCGATGACGCCCACGGACTCGCCGACGTTGACCTGATGGCCACGGGCCAGGTCGCGACCGTAGCACGAGGAGCAGACGCCATGGCTGGTGTCACAGCTGATCGCGGAGCGCACCACGATCTCGTCGACGCCCATGGTGTCGAGCTCGGCGCACCAGGCCTCGTCGAGCAGCGTGCCGCGCGGAATCAGCACTTCCTCGCTCTCGGGATCGATGACGTCCTGGGCGACCACGCGGCCAAGCACGCGCTGGGCCAGCGAGACGATGATGTCGCCGCCCTCGATGACCGGGTGCAGGGTCAGGCCGTTCTCGGTGCCGCAATCGGCCTCGGTGATGACCATGTCCTGTGCCACGTCGACCAGACGACGGGTCAGGTAACCGGAGTTGGCGGTCTTGAGTGCCGTATCCGCCAGGCCCTTACGCGCACCGTGGGTCGAGATGAAGTACTGGAGGACGTTCAGGCCTTCACGGAAGTTGGCGACGATCGGGGTCTCGATGATCGAGCCGTCCGGCTTGGCCATGAGGCCACGCATGCCCGCCAGCTGGCGGATCTGGGCGGCACTACCCCGGGCACCGGAGTCGGCCATGATGAAGACGCTGTTGAAGGAGTCCTGCTCGACCTCGTTGCCCTCACGGTCGATGACGCTCTCCTTGGAGATGCCGGTCATCATCGCCTTGGCGACCTGGTCGTTGGCACGGGCCCAGATATCGATGACCTTGTTGTACTTCTCGCCCGCGGTCACCAGACCGGAGGAGAACTGGTCCTCGATTTCCTTGACCTCTTCCTCGGCGCCTTCGACGATCTCGGCCTTGGCATCCGGGATGACGAAGTCGTTGACGCCGATGGAGGCGCCGGACCAGGTGGCCATGCGGAAGCCGGTGTACATCAGCTGGTCGGCGAAGATCACCGCGGGCTTCAGGCCGGCGCAGCGATACACCTCGTTGATCAGCTGGGAGATCGCCTTCTTCTTCATCGGCTGGTCGATCAGCTCGAAGGACACGCCTTCGGGCAGGATGCGGAACAGCAGCGCGCGACCCACGGTGGTGTCGTAGATCTTGCGAGTCTGGCTCTGCTCGCCGGTCTCCTCGTCCACGGTCACCTCGTCGAGGCGCACCTTGACGCGGGCGTGCAGGTCGACGCTCTGGGTGCCGAAGGCGCGCTCGACCTCGTTGAGGTCGGAGAACACCATGCCCTCACCCTTGGCATTGATCTTCTCGCGGGTCATGTAATACAGACCCAACACCACGTCCTGGGACGGCACGATGATCGGCTCGCCGTTGGCCGGTGACAGCACGTTGTTGGTGGCCATCATCAGCGCGCGGGCTTCGAGCTGCGCTTCCAGGGTCAGCGGCACGTGGACGGCCATCTGGTCGCCGTCGAAGTCGGCGTTGTAGGCGGCACACACCAGCGGGTGCAGCTGGATCGCCTTGCCCTCGATCAGCAGCGGCTCGAAGGCCTGGATGCCGAGACGGTGCAGGGTCGGGGCGCGGTTGAGCAGCACCGGATGCTCGCGGATGACATCGGCGAGGATGTCCCACACCTCCGGCAGCTCGCGCTCGACCATCTTCTTGGCGGCCTTGATGGTGGACGCCTGGCCGCTGGCCTGCAGCTTGGAGTAGATGAACGGCTTGAACAGCTCGAGCGCCATCTTCTTCGGCAGACCGCACTGGTGCAGACGCAGGGTCGGACCCACGGTGATGACCGAGCGGCCGGAGTAGTCGACGCGCTTGCCCAGCAGGTTCTGACGGAAACGCCCCTGCTTGCCCTTGATCATGTCGGCCAGCGACTTCAGCGGGCGCTTGTTCGAGCCGGTGATGGCCCGGCCGCGGCGGCCGTTGTCGAGCAGGGCGTCGACCGCTTCCTGCAGCATGCGCTTCTCGTTGCGCACGATGATGTCCGGCGCGTTGAGATCCAGCAGCCGCTTGAGGCGGTTGTTGCGGTTGATCACGCGACGGTAGAGGTCGTTCAGGTCGGAGGTCGCGAAGCGACCGCCGTCCAGCGGCACCAGCGGACGCAGGTCCGGCGGCAGCACCGGCAGCACTTCCATCACCATCCACGCCGGGTCGTTGCCGGAGCCCTGGAAGGCCTCCAGCAGCTTCAGGCGCTTGGACAGCTTCTTGATCTTGGTCTCGGAGTTGGTCTGCGGGATTTCCTCGCGCAGACGCTCGATCTCTTCCTCGAGATCGATGTCCTTGAGCATGGCCTGGACGGCCTCGGCACCCATGCGGGCGTCGAAGTCGTCACCGAACTCCTCGAGGGCCTCGAAGTACTGCTCGTCGTTGAGCAGCTGGCCGCGCTCGAGGGTGGTCATGCCCGGATCGACGACCATGAAGCTCTCGAAGTAGAGCACCCGCTCGATGTCGCGCAGGGTCATGTCCAGGAACATGCCGATGCGGGACGGCAGCGACTTCAGGAACCAGATGTGCGCGACCGGGCTGGCCAGCTCGATGTGGCCCATGCGCTCGCGGCGCACGGCGGCCTTGGTGACCTCCACGCCGCACTTCTCGCAGATGATGCCGCGATGCTTCATCCGCTTGTACTTGCCGCACAGGCACTCGTAATCCTTCACCGGGCCGAAGATCTTGGCGCAGAACAGGCCGTCGCGCTCCGGCTTGAAGGTACGATAGTTGATGGTCTCGGGCTTCTTGACCTCGCCGAAGGACCAGCTGCGAATCATGTCCGGCGACGCCAGCGTGATCTTGATCGCGTCGAACTCGTCGGACTGAGACTGCGATTTGAGGACTTTCACCAAATCTTTCATGGGTCGGCTCCGTTGCGGAGTTGTCATGGGCGGGGGCGCGCACGCCCCCGCGGACCGTCATTACTGCGAAGCGCCGTAGCGGCCGCCTCAGCTCTCCAGTTCGATATCGATGCCCAGCGAGCGGATTTCCTTCACCAGCACGTTGAAGGATTCCGGCATGCCCGCCTGCATGGTGTGGTCGCCATCCACGATGCTCTTGTACATCTTGGTGCGGCCTTCCACGTCGTCGGACTTGACGGTGAGCATTTCCTGAAGGGTGTAGGCGGCGCCATAGGCTTCCAGGGCCCAGACCTCCATTTCCCCGAAGCGCTGACCACCGAACTGCGCCTTGCCGCCCAGCGGCTGCTGGGTCACCAGGGAGTAGGAACCGGTGGAACGCGCGTGCATCTTGTCATCCACCAGGTGGTTGAGCTTCAGCATGTACATGTAACCCACGGTGACCGGGCGATCGAAGGCATCGCCGGTACGACCGTCGTAGAGGGTCGTCTGGCCGGAGTCCGGCAGGTCGGCCAGCGTCAGCAGGTGCTTGATCTCATGCTCGCGAGCACCGTCGAAGACCGGCGTGGCCATGGGCACGCCCGCCTTGAGGTTCTTCGCCAGCGCGATCACCTCGTCGTCGGAGAGCGAATCGATGTCCTCGACCCGGGTGCTCGACTCGGTATTGTAGACCTTGCCCAGGAACTCGCGGATCTGCGAGACCTGCTGGTCGCGGGCGTCGCGCAGCATGTGCTCGATCTTCACGCCGAGGCCGCGGGCGGCCATGCCCAGGTGGGTCTCGAGGATCTGACCGACGTTCATGCGCGACGGCACGCCCAGCGGGTTCAGCACCACGTCGATCGGCTCGCCGTTGTCGTCGAACGGCATGTCCTCGACCGGCATGATGGCCGAGATGACACCCTTGTTACCGTGACGGCCGGCCATCTTGTCGCCCGGCTGCAGGCGACGCTTGATGGCGAGGTAGACCTTGACGATCTTCAGCACGCCCGGCGCAAGGTCGTCGCCCTGGGTGAGCTTGCGCTTCTTGTCCTCGAAGCGCTCGTCCATCTCCTTGCGACGGGTCTCCAGCTGCTCGTCGGCCTGGGCCAGCAGCTCGTTGAGGTTCTCGTCCTGCATGCGCAGCTTGAACCACTGCTGACGCGGCAGCTCCTCGAGGTACTCGTCGCTGAGCACGTCGCCCTTCTTGAGCTTCGGCCCCCCGTTGACCGGCTGGCCGACCAGGGTGCGCTGCAGACGCTCGAAGGTCGCGTCCTCGGCGATGCGATAGGTCTCCTGGAGATCCTTGCGCACCTCGTCGAGCTGTTGCTGCTCGATGGAGAGCGCACGGGAGTCCTTCTCCACGCCGTCGCGGGTGAACACCTGCACGTCGATGACGGTGCCCTTCATGCCGGTCGGGGCACGCAGGGAGGTGTCCTTCACGTCGGACGCCTTCTCACCGAAGATCGCACGCAGCAGCTTCTCCTCCGGGGTCAGCTGGGTCTCGCCCTTGGGCGTGACCTTGCCGACCAGGATGTCGCCCGCGCCGACCTCGGCACCGATGTAGACGACGCCAGCCTCATCCAGCTTGCCGAGCGCGGACTCGCCGACGTTCGGAATGTCGGAGGTGATCTCCTCCGCGCCCAGCTTGGTGTCGCGGGAGACGCAGGTCAGCTCCTGGATGTGGATGGTGGTGAAACGGTCTTCCTGGACGGCCCGCTCGGAGAGCAGGATGGAGTCCTCGAAGTTGTAGCCGTTCCACGGCATGAAGGCGATGCGCATGTTCTGGCCCAGGGCCAGGTCACCCATGTCGACGGACGGGCCGTCGGCCAGGATGTCGCCGCTGGCCACGCTGTCGCCGGGGCGCACGATCGGACGCTGGTTCTGGCAGGTGTTCTGGTTGGAACGCAGGTACTTGGTCAGGTTGTAGATATCGACGCCGGCTTCGCCGCCGATGATCTCGTCCTCGTTGACCCGCACCACGATGCGCTTGGCGTCGACGGAGTCGATGGTGCCGCCACGACGGGCCACGGCGCAGACGCCGGAGTCGCGGGCCACGAAACGCTCCATGCCGGTACCGACCAGCGGCTTGTCGGCGCGCAGGGTCGGCACGGCCTGACGCTGCATGTTCGCCCCCATCAGGGCGCGGTTGGCGTCATCGTGCTCGAGGAACGGGATCAAGGCCGCGGCCACGGACACCACCTGACGCGGCGAGACGTCCATCAGGGTGACCTGCTCGGGGCGCATGAAGGTGGTCTCGCCGCGATGGCGGACCTGCACCAGGTCGTCGACCAGCTTGCCGCCCTCGTCCACGGTAGCCGAGGCCTGGGCGATGACGAAGTTGCCCTCCTCGATCGCGGAGAGGTGCACCACGTCGTCGGTCACCTGACCGTCCACGACCTTGCGGTACGGCGTCTCGAGGAAGCCGTAGCTGTTGGTGTGGCTGTAGGTGGCCAGCGAGTTGATCAGACCGATGTTCGGACCCTCAGGGGTCTCGATCGGGCAAAGGCGGCCGTAGTGGGTGGCGTGAACGTCACGCACCTCGAAGCCGGCACGCTCGCGGGTCAGACCACCCGGGCCGAGGGCGGAGACGCGACGCTTGTGCGTCACCTCGGACAGCGGGTTGTTCTGGTCCATGAACTGCGACAGCTGGGAGGAGCCGAAGAACTCCTTCACCGCCGCGGCCACCGGCTTGGCGTTGATCAGGTCCTGCGGCATCAGGCCTTCGCTCTCCGCCATGGAGAGGCGTTCCTTGACCGCACGCTCGACGCGCACCAGGCCGACGCGGAACTGGTTCTCGGCCATCTCGCCGACGCAGCGGATGCGACGGTTGCCCAGGTGGTCGATGTCATCGACGTCGCCGAAGCCGTTACGGATGTTGATCAGCTCGCCGAGCACGTCGAGGATATCGCGCTGATCGAGAACGCCGGCGCCCTCGTCCTGCTCGCGGCGCAGACGACGGTTGAACTTCATGCGACCGACGCCGGACAGGTCGTAGCGGTCCTCGGTGAAGAACAGGTTGTTGAACAGCGTCTCGGCGGCCTCCTTGGTGGGCGGCTCGCCGGGGCGCATCATGCGGTAGATCTCGACCAGCGCCTCGAGCTGGGAACCGGTGGTGTCCAGCTTGAGGGTGTCGGAGACGAACGGACCGCAATCCAGATCGTTGGTGTACAGGGTCTCCAGGCGGGTCAGACCGGCCTGGCCCAGGGTTTCCAGCACTTCCGGAGTGATCGCGGTGTTGCAGGCGCAGATCAGCTCGCCGGTGTTGGGATCGATCTGGTCCTTGGCCAGCACCTTGCCGAACAGGTAGTCCATCGGCACCTCGAGACGCTCGAGGCCGGCCTTCTCCAGCTGGCGGATGTGCTTCTGGGTGACGCGACGACCTTCCTCGACGATGACGTTGCCGTCACCATCCTTGATGTCGAAGGTCGCGGTCTCGCCGCGCAGGCGAGACGGCACCAGTTCCACGGAGAAGCCGCGCTTCTCGATGTGGAAGGTGCTGGTGTCGAAGAACTCGTCGAGGATCTCCTCGGCGCTCATGCCCAGCGCGCGCAGCAGCACCGTGGCCGGCAGCTTGCGGCGACGGTCGATGCGCACGAAGACGTTGTCCTTGGGATCGAACTCGAAGTCCAGCCAGGAACCGCGGTAGGGAATCACCCGAGCGGAATACAGCAACTTGCCGGAGGAGTGGCTCTTGCCCTTGTCGTGATCGAAGAACACGCCCGGGGAGCGGTGCAGCTGGGAAACGATGACGCGCTCGGTACCGTTCACCACGAAGGTACCGTTCTCGGTCATCAGGGGGATTTCCCCCATGTAGACTTCCTGCTCCTTGATGTCCTTGATCGCCTTGTTCGACGAATCCTTGTCGTAGATGATCAGACGGACCTTGACGCGCAGGGGAGCCGAATAGGTGACGCCACGCAGCTGGCACTCCTTGACGTCGAAGGCCGGAGTGCCGAAACGGTAGCTGACGTATTCCAGCGCAGCATTGCCGGAGAAGCTCTCGATCGGAAAGACCGACCGGAAGGCGGCATGCAGGCCGAGGTCGAGGCGTTCTTCGGGTGAGCGATCCTGCTGGAGAAAGTCGTAATAGGAATCAAGCTGGATGGCCAGCAGGTAAGGCACATCCATCACTTGGGGCAGTTTGCCGAAATCCTTGCGGATGCGTTTTTTCTCAGTGTATGAGTAAGCCATCTGTATTCCCCAGCTTGTTCACCATGGGTGACCGATGCGTGTCGGCGCCACCCGACGGACGCGGCTCCGTCAGGCGCTGACGGCAAGCCCCCGGAGGGAGGCTCGCCGTCGGAATTCGGCTGGCGGAGGCCCGAAGGGCGAACCGCCTAGCGACAACAGAAAAAGGCCGGCAGCGGGTGTCCCGCCACCAGCCGTGGAAGCTTACGCAGCGCGTGAAGCCGTGGGCACAAGGATTACTTGAGCTCCACGCTCGCGCCGGCTTCTTCCAGCTTGGTCTTGGCTTCTTCGGCATCTTCCTTGGACATGCCTTCCTTCAGGGTCGCCGGGACGCCGTCGACGGCACCCTTGGCTTCCTTCAGGCCCAGACCGGTGATCTCGCGGACGGCCTTGATGACGTTGACCTTCTTGTCGCCAGCGGCGGTCAGCACCAGGTCGAACTCGGTCTGCTCTTCGGCAGCAGCGGCTTCACCGCCACCCGGGCCGGCGACGACGGCAGCAGCGGCGGTCACGCCGAACTTCTCTTCCATCGCTTCGATCAGCTCGGCGACTTCCATCACGGACATGTCGGCGACGGCGTTGATGATGTCTTCTTTGGTCAGTGCCATTTTCACGTTCCTAACTTTGCGGGAGTCTCGGCGGGCCGACGACTCGGTGATTCAATATTCGATTCGCGAGAGGAGGTCGAGTTCGCCGTTCAGGCGGCCTCGCCTTCCTTCTGGTCACGCAGCGCGGCGAGGGTACGAACCAGCTTGCCGGCAGAAGCCTCCTTCATGACGGACATCAGCTTCGCGATGGCCTCGTCATAGGTCGGCAGGCTTGCCAGGCGGTCGAGATCGCTCGCCGGGATGAACTCGCCTTCGTATGCCAGCGCCTTGACTTCGAAGTCTTCCTCGGACTTGCCGAACTCCTTGAACAGACGGGCGGCAGCGCCCGGATGATCGGTGGAGAAGGCCAGCAGAGTCGGACCCACGAAAGACTCGTTCAGGCACTCCCACTGAGTGCCTTCGAGGGCGCGGCGTGCCAGGGTGTTGCGGACAACACGGATCTGCACGCCATTCTCGCGGGCCTGCTTGCGCAGTTCGGTCATCTTGCTGACCGGGACGCCACGAGAGTCGGCAACGACGACGGAGAGAGCATCCTTGGCCGCTTCACTGACCTCGGCAACAATGGCCTTCTTGCCTTCGAGTGCTAGTGGCACGGTGATCACTCCTTCGTGCCGGAATCTCCGCAGAGGATTCCGGTGGTTACCATCTCCCCCGGCGGGCCGTGAGGCCACTCGCCGGGGGTCCTGGGTGATGGTGCTCACCAGAGATCTGGCGGCCACACCATCTGCGCAGGCTGCCCCGAGGGACAATTAAGCCGCCTCGGCAGCGAGGCGGCACCTGCGGTCTTTGACGATGCCCCGCCGACTCGCATCGATGTCGTGCACGGGGACCGCAAAGTTCTTGCTCGATTGTCGAACGCGGCGTTAGACGAACGCGGCGTGATCGACGGTCAGACCCGGGCCCATGGTGGTGGACAGGGAGACCTTCTTGAAATACACGCCCTTGGAAGTGCTCGGCTTGAGCTTCTTCAGGTCGGCGATCAGCGCTTCGAGGTTGCCGCGGATCGCGTCAGCGTCGAAGTCGACCTTGCCGAGAGTGGCGTGGATGATGCCGTTCTTGTCGGTACGGAAGCGCACCTGACCGGCCTTGGCGTTCTTGACGGCGGTAGCCACGTCCGGGGTCACGGTGCCGACCTTCGGGTTCGGCATCAGGCCACGCGGACCGAGGATCTGACCCAGCTGACCGACGACGCGCATGGCGTCCGGCGAGGCGATGACCACGTCGAAGTCGAGCTGGCCTTTCTTGACCTGCTCGGCCAGGTCGTCCATGCCGACGATATCGGCACCGGCTTCCTTGGCGGCTTCTTCGTTGGCACCCTGGGTGAAGACGGCAACGCGCACGTCCTTGCCGGTACCGTTCGGCATGACGGTGGCGCCACGCACGACCTGGTCGGATTTACGCGGATCGACGCCCAGGTTGACGGCGACGTCCACGGACTCCTTGAACTTGACGGTGGACAGCTCGGAGAGCAGGGCCACGGCCTCCTCGAGGGAGTACGCCTTGTTCGGGTCGACTTTCTCGCGAATCTGCTGAGCGCGCTTGCTGAGCTTAGCCATGATCAGAGGCCCTCCACGTTGAGGCCCATGCTGCGGGCACTACCGGCAATGGTACGCACCGCGGCGTCGAGATCGGCAGCGGTCAGATCCGGCTCCTTGGCCTGGGCGATCTCTTCGAGCTGTGCGCGGGTCACGGTACCGACCTTGTTCTTGTTCGGCTCACCGGAGCCGGAC
It includes:
- the rpsG gene encoding 30S ribosomal protein S7, with translation MPRRRVAAKREILPDPKFGSERLAKFMNHLMISGKKSVAERIVYGALDRVADRSNEEPLEIFDKALETIQPMVEVKSRRVGGATYQVPVEVRPSRRQALAMRWLVDAARRRGEKTMVQRLAGEMLDAAEGKGSAVKKREDVHRMAEANKAFSHYRF
- the rpsL gene encoding 30S ribosomal protein S12; the encoded protein is MATINQLVRKPRKRQAAKSDVPALQACPQKRGVCTRVYTTTPKKPNSALRKVCRVRLTNGFEVSSYIGGEGHNLQEHSVVLIRGGRVKDLPGVRYHTVRGALDTSGVQNRKQGRSKYGTKRPKA
- the rpoC gene encoding DNA-directed RNA polymerase subunit beta'; translation: MKDLVKVLKSQSQSDEFDAIKITLASPDMIRSWSFGEVKKPETINYRTFKPERDGLFCAKIFGPVKDYECLCGKYKRMKHRGIICEKCGVEVTKAAVRRERMGHIELASPVAHIWFLKSLPSRIGMFLDMTLRDIERVLYFESFMVVDPGMTTLERGQLLNDEQYFEALEEFGDDFDARMGAEAVQAMLKDIDLEEEIERLREEIPQTNSETKIKKLSKRLKLLEAFQGSGNDPAWMVMEVLPVLPPDLRPLVPLDGGRFATSDLNDLYRRVINRNNRLKRLLDLNAPDIIVRNEKRMLQEAVDALLDNGRRGRAITGSNKRPLKSLADMIKGKQGRFRQNLLGKRVDYSGRSVITVGPTLRLHQCGLPKKMALELFKPFIYSKLQASGQASTIKAAKKMVERELPEVWDILADVIREHPVLLNRAPTLHRLGIQAFEPLLIEGKAIQLHPLVCAAYNADFDGDQMAVHVPLTLEAQLEARALMMATNNVLSPANGEPIIVPSQDVVLGLYYMTREKINAKGEGMVFSDLNEVERAFGTQSVDLHARVKVRLDEVTVDEETGEQSQTRKIYDTTVGRALLFRILPEGVSFELIDQPMKKKAISQLINEVYRCAGLKPAVIFADQLMYTGFRMATWSGASIGVNDFVIPDAKAEIVEGAEEEVKEIEDQFSSGLVTAGEKYNKVIDIWARANDQVAKAMMTGISKESVIDREGNEVEQDSFNSVFIMADSGARGSAAQIRQLAGMRGLMAKPDGSIIETPIVANFREGLNVLQYFISTHGARKGLADTALKTANSGYLTRRLVDVAQDMVITEADCGTENGLTLHPVIEGGDIIVSLAQRVLGRVVAQDVIDPESEEVLIPRGTLLDEAWCAELDTMGVDEIVVRSAISCDTSHGVCSSCYGRDLARGHQVNVGESVGVIAAQSIGEPGTQLTMRTFHIGGAASRASAVDSVQVKHGGKVRLHNIKHVERGDGKLVVVSRSSALAVADEHGREREYYKLPYGAELSVKDGDVVDAGQTVAKWDPHTHPIVAEAEGKVQYADMDEGVTIHRSVDEMTGLSSIEVIESAARPMAGRDKRPMILLSDEAGKPVTVANSDTPVQYLLPGKAIVTVDDGSKIGVGEVVARIPVEATGNKDITGGLPRVADLFEARKPKEPAILAEISGTISFGKETKGKRRLAITPESGDPFEMLIPKWRQIAVFEGETVEKGEVISDGPSNPHDILRLLGIAELAKYIVAEVQDVYRLQGVGINDKHIEVIVRQMLRKVEITDAGDSDFIPGDQVELVRVLEQNAALEATDKFPAKYQRLLLGITKASLATESFISAASFQETTRVLTEAAVTGKRDYLRGLKENVVVGRLIPAGTGLTHHAERRRKREDAERVLQPSAQDVEQELGAQLTALDSDDDEI
- the rpoB gene encoding DNA-directed RNA polymerase subunit beta, which codes for MAYSYTEKKRIRKDFGKLPQVMDVPYLLAIQLDSYYDFLQQDRSPEERLDLGLHAAFRSVFPIESFSGNAALEYVSYRFGTPAFDVKECQLRGVTYSAPLRVKVRLIIYDKDSSNKAIKDIKEQEVYMGEIPLMTENGTFVVNGTERVIVSQLHRSPGVFFDHDKGKSHSSGKLLYSARVIPYRGSWLDFEFDPKDNVFVRIDRRRKLPATVLLRALGMSAEEILDEFFDTSTFHIEKRGFSVELVPSRLRGETATFDIKDGDGNVIVEEGRRVTQKHIRQLEKAGLERLEVPMDYLFGKVLAKDQIDPNTGELICACNTAITPEVLETLGQAGLTRLETLYTNDLDCGPFVSDTLKLDTTGSQLEALVEIYRMMRPGEPPTKEAAETLFNNLFFTEDRYDLSGVGRMKFNRRLRREQDEGAGVLDQRDILDVLGELINIRNGFGDVDDIDHLGNRRIRCVGEMAENQFRVGLVRVERAVKERLSMAESEGLMPQDLINAKPVAAAVKEFFGSSQLSQFMDQNNPLSEVTHKRRVSALGPGGLTRERAGFEVRDVHATHYGRLCPIETPEGPNIGLINSLATYSHTNSYGFLETPYRKVVDGQVTDDVVHLSAIEEGNFVIAQASATVDEGGKLVDDLVQVRHRGETTFMRPEQVTLMDVSPRQVVSVAAALIPFLEHDDANRALMGANMQRQAVPTLRADKPLVGTGMERFVARDSGVCAVARRGGTIDSVDAKRIVVRVNEDEIIGGEAGVDIYNLTKYLRSNQNTCQNQRPIVRPGDSVASGDILADGPSVDMGDLALGQNMRIAFMPWNGYNFEDSILLSERAVQEDRFTTIHIQELTCVSRDTKLGAEEITSDIPNVGESALGKLDEAGVVYIGAEVGAGDILVGKVTPKGETQLTPEEKLLRAIFGEKASDVKDTSLRAPTGMKGTVIDVQVFTRDGVEKDSRALSIEQQQLDEVRKDLQETYRIAEDATFERLQRTLVGQPVNGGPKLKKGDVLSDEYLEELPRQQWFKLRMQDENLNELLAQADEQLETRRKEMDERFEDKKRKLTQGDDLAPGVLKIVKVYLAIKRRLQPGDKMAGRHGNKGVISAIMPVEDMPFDDNGEPIDVVLNPLGVPSRMNVGQILETHLGMAARGLGVKIEHMLRDARDQQVSQIREFLGKVYNTESSTRVEDIDSLSDDEVIALAKNLKAGVPMATPVFDGAREHEIKHLLTLADLPDSGQTTLYDGRTGDAFDRPVTVGYMYMLKLNHLVDDKMHARSTGSYSLVTQQPLGGKAQFGGQRFGEMEVWALEAYGAAYTLQEMLTVKSDDVEGRTKMYKSIVDGDHTMQAGMPESFNVLVKEIRSLGIDIELES
- the rplL gene encoding 50S ribosomal protein L7/L12; translated protein: MALTKEDIINAVADMSVMEVAELIEAMEEKFGVTAAAAVVAGPGGGEAAAAEEQTEFDLVLTAAGDKKVNVIKAVREITGLGLKEAKGAVDGVPATLKEGMSKEDAEEAKTKLEEAGASVELK